Within the Rosa rugosa chromosome 2, drRosRugo1.1, whole genome shotgun sequence genome, the region TGGAGATTATTGGAAAAGGAGGGATTTGAATAATCCACTATGTTTTGATCTTGATGAGTTGGGAGTCATGAGCTAGCTTTGCATGTCGGAATCGAACCGACATCACTTAGACCAAACCTTTATACCCCTTCTCTGCATAGCAAATTCTTTTTCTTAGGTCAAATCTCTACATCGGAAGTTGGAGACTCTACCATGCATATCATAGTCCACACACAATAACGCATAGATCTGCTGCTTTCATCATCTCCCCTCAAATCCCATGTGAAACTTTGCTGCATGTAAGTGTATTATGTATATGTCTGTTTTAGAACACCAAATTAATACTCCCATCTATCCTATCTATAGCGGTCATCTTCACCAAtctctgtgtatatatattcttttcatATCTCTTTCACATGCATTATATTATGAAAGAAgctcaaaaataataattttatatatatttccaATAAATacctttcaaaaattaattgatCCAATAGATTAATATTATTATTCTCAATGAATGAGATCTCCAAATTCAAATTCTCACTTTATTGATATTTTAAAACTAAAAATACTGTTTTGGTTAGAAATTGTTCAACAACTAGAAAAATTGCTTTCAACTTTTTAATAATTTAGGTGAAATTTTGAATTCTGTTTCAAGACTATTAATATAGTACTAATAAACTTTTCCTTTGGCTTGTTTGGTGGAGACCTTTTCTAAAATGATCGTGTTCTATAATGTGATAGCATATAATGAGGTGAACAAGTGAATATTAAGCACCCAACTTCATTGTAAAAATATCAAGATCGAGGAGACTTTCACAGTTACGAAAATTATTCCTCAACCTCTAGGGAGTGCATCacactaaaaataaaaattcctcATTATGCATTGATGAAACATAACTGCCTTCTTGATTTTCAAAGTTTCTAAACAGACATAAATGATAAAGTTTCTAAATCCATAGGCAAGGTTCTATTTTTCCCATgtaggatgtatatattcttaaCACGCCCTCGCACGTGAGgagaattttcaagccatacacgtggacaatttTGGGTGaagtggagcccgtgtggccgtgaagcatgcacacgtgggataacccgctctgataccatgataaagtaatatgagattcacatccaaaatcaattggcaatggatgagtgacccaaatccttataaatcCATAGGCAATGTCCAATTTTTCCCATGTAAGATGTATAAATTCTCAACAAGAAATAAAATAGCTCAATCCAATTCGATGCAACGAGTTTGGATCGATTAAGTTTATCGGTGAAGAAATAACATTTCTCTTTTTGCCTTTTTGCATGAAGTATGGAGAAAGAAACAAACGGCAGAGACGATCACAATGCATTTAATCGATCGTGTAGACCCAAGAGTGTGATCCCGCTAGGGCTAATAGGCTCTCACCCTCATGATCGATTTCTCTAGGAATTTCAAACTGAAATAAAGTAGTACTGTGTATTATTTCTTCTACCCTCTACATTTTCAACACCTGAGCCAAGAACTAGATCCAGAGGCAATTATCCATTGGTTCCTAAGTTACGGTCAACAAGCACTTAACTATTACGAAAGAGAAGATTAACTAAGATTAATTGCGTTGAAAAATGGGTCAACAAGCACTTACCTATTCAAGGAAATTATAGATAATTAAGAATTGGTCTATGACCGTAAGTTTGACATTGCAAACATGCATGCCACTCTTCAATAAATTAGTGATAATATTGTTCGAGATAAACTTATCTCGTGAATTACGTACATATGATCACCACCAGTTAAGAAGCATTTTCACACACGCACAcgtacacatatacatacacaaatacacacacatacatatatatacaaacaTGGCTATTTTAGTGAGGGATCTCattttttttggccattttaagatATTACTCATTAGAtacacttttcgatcacatgttcacatcttaactgttcagtttttaggtagaTATGAGTATATTACCTCTGTAAATTTTTAGTCAAATTGATAATCTTTAGGACATTCATAACTgctatttacaattataaacatgtacgatttaggttggacagattcggttatccattgatttaatctagttcgatatcttaacgatcattaatttggttgaaaatttgcagaagtgatatacacattaggacctaaaaattaaacagtcgagatgccgaaatgcgatcgaaaagtggatctaatatatatatatatatatctcaattaCAATTGTATTTTGTGGTGAGTTTCATGCTAGGCTTATCGATCAACTAGTCATTGATTTAGTGAGTTGTTTCGTAGTGTGGAATTTCATGAAACTGATAAAGAGTACTAGTACTCTGATTAATTTAAACCACAAATTTATAATTTTAAGTACATTACTGATAAATGGGTCTGAGTTATGATTTAGTAATCTCTAAATCCATGAGTTCTCTTTCTCGCAGAGGTATGTTACACTTACATATGTACATGTAGCCAGTGTTAAAGATGAAGTATCCAAGTTAAAAGGCAGAAAGAAAgttagaaaaccaaaaattatCTTTATACAGCTAATGACAAATAAGACGTGTTAATGTAAGTGTAACTAATTAAGGTTATAAATTTTCTGTACATGTATTCGAATGCTCTAATTAATGGAGTACAACTTGACATACAGAAAGACAATACTATTATACTTCATGCATACTGCCTTTTATCTTTTTCTAGGCATGTAAACCAGATAGACCAGCAAAACGATTGTTGAGGAAGTTCTCTGTACTACTGATCACTGATCGATCAGTCTACTGACCCatcaagctagctagctacataTCTAGGGCTAGCTACTAGCTATACATAAATATAAAACCAGGAAGAAGCTGCTTAATTAGCAGGATGAGAGCTAGCACAACAGTCATGTCAAAGCACTAGTATAACCCCCCACATCCTCCAGCTTTTTTCTTTAACTATCTGCCACTGCCATACTACTGTGTGAGTTGCGTGCAAACTTTTCAACCAAGCGTCATGTCGTTCATTTCACCTAAAGATATATGAGATTATCAAACTTCAGTTCGTTCTTAATTGACCTAGACGATCGGAGAAGATTCTTGATTTCGAAAAACAAGTAAATGCCCTCGAGTcaatccaaaattgcaattacTATGCCCCTTCCTCTCTGCAACATATATTGACTTTGAAACACCACCACCGCCTCTCTCCCTACATTGCCCCTATTTATTCCTACGCAACAACCTCTTCCATCTTTCATTAGAATAATCCCAAACACAAACCCCTTCCTCACCACTTCATTAATACTCTCTGCAAATGAAATAGAGAAAGAAGGAGACAAACTGTTCAGAACAATCCTAACTTTGCTCTCTCTTTATCTCTCTACACCCACACCACACCCGGCCTTTGAGTTCTGGCTTTACATTTAGGGCTTGCTCTGCCAACTCTGATGAAGATTCTAATTAAGCACCCAACAGGTACCCTTTTCTTTGTTCCCTTTGCTTCTCCTCCGGGGGCTCTCTTAGCTCTGTTAGAGTACTTTTAAATTTTTGAGTATACAACAAGCATTAAAGCAAAAGTCTAAGAGGAAGGGATGGGCCGGAGAGTACTATTATACAGTACTAGTACTACTAACCTAGCTCTCGCTCTCCTTttcccttttatttattttcatctcCTTTCTTGTATATCTTTCTCACAGGCGATTCCTGTTGCGGGTTCTATCCTTTTTATTCATAGATATAATTAAATTAGCTAGTTTATACTAATATTAATTTCTCTCCAGTCTCTtcctatttttatattttatcgGGGAGATGGGAAGGAGTAAGTACAATAAATTTATGAAATTTAAAATGAACTATACAGGAGTAGGTGATGAGACTTCCTATATAAGAAGTGATGTTAGATTGGCCTAGAAGATCCAGAGCCAGAAACAAAGCTAGTTGCAGCAAAAGGGTTTTAGTTTTGAGTTctgctcatcatcatcaatcatgGCTTCATCAAACAGACACTGGCCTAGCATGTTCAAATCCAAACCCACCCACCACCAATGGCAGCATGACGTCATCAATCCCTCTATCGTGCCAAACGGTTCATGCCACAGACCCCCATACACAACCACAACGGCTACAACATCATCAGGTTAACTCAATTTGCTTCTCAATTTAACCGTCGTCATTGACCACTCACAGTTTATTTTAGTATTTAATGAATGAATGAGTGCAACGGTGTACGCAGGGATCGAAGATCAAAGGACTCCGGAGCCAAAGCCGCGGTGGAACCCTCGGCCGGAGCAGATTCGGATTCTGGAAGCTATTTTCAACTCCGGGATGGTTAATCCTCCGAGGGACGAGATAAGGAAGATCAGAGCTCAGCTCCAAGAGTACGGTCAAGTCGGTGACGCCAATGTCTTCTACTGGTTCCAGAACAGAAAATCAAGGTCCAAACACAAGCTTCGCCTGCAGCACATTAACTCAAAGCAACAGCAACAATCCCATAAACAATCACTGACTGCTGccccttcatcttcttcttcatcttcggaAAGATCCTCTCCCAACAAACAGCAGCAGCAGTCAAACAAGGCCTTCTCTATGGGGTTCTCCTCACCACCACATGTTGTTACTACTCATGATGTTTCCAACATGAACTCACCGACCGCTTCGGTCAATCAGACATCCTTTTTCCATGCTCTTCCCAACCCTGAGGTCTTGCCTGAATCAGCCTACTTCTTTCCAGTGAACAACCCTTCTTCTACCAACGGGCCGGTAGCTAGTGCTAGTTTTAGTACCACGCAAGGGTTTTGCTTTTCCGAGCTCGCGAATGTGGTTCATGTGAATAATAGTCCCGATCTTCATGGGCCTTGTACTAGTCTTTTGCTTAGTGAGATTATGAACAACAATGGGATGGCCTCAAGGAAGAATGGTCAAGATCAAGAGATGAAGGGCATCAAGATGGACCAACTGCAACAACAGCTCAATTACAATGGCGCTGTCACCACTTCTCCAACAACTACTGGTGCCGTTAACGTTGCTGTTCCATCACCCATGACTCACATTCAAGGTAATTTGAGAAATTAGCTTACTTTCAAATTTCACTTTCTTCAATATACACTGATAATTAACACCTAGACTACATGATGAACTAAGTTCTAAATTTATAAATTAGTTGAATTTTGATTACTTTTTTAGTTTAGATCTGCACTCATATAAGCAACCTTTAAGCCTATATTACATCTGATGAAATAAGTTCTATTGAATGATTTGAATCTGATTATATCACCAACCAAGTTTGCACAATTAAAAAATCAAACGGGTCATTGCATCTGCGAAAAACATATAACAAAGGGGTCTATAATTGTACAATGAAGGATAAGAACCATGATCTTATGGATGTGAGTAATGATTTCAAATATGTCAAAGAGAGTTTCATTCATGAGGAATCCCCCAATAATTTTCAATCACTGTTATGAAATTAGTGAGGGACAGGTTGGTCATATTAGTAAGTATGATTTGATCATTATCATCATTGAtctgtttgtttatttttttttctgaaagggtttggaacccagcctatcATCATTGATCTGTTTAATTAGATGGACGTGTGCATGGGTTCGATTGATTGGTCAGACACTTCAGAGTTCAGACCTATAAGAAATTGATGATGATGAGAAGTGACTGTGTACTACTGTATGGATTATATATGCAGGTGTTGGTGAAGCTGGTGCTGCAATAATGGGAGCGGGAGGTGCGGCGAAATCCATGGTGTTCATAAACGACGTCGCATTCGAGGTGGCTGCGGGACCCTTCAACGTGCGTGAGGCTTTCGGAGACGACGCCGTCCTCATTCACTCTTCTGGTCACCCTGTTCTCACCAATGAGTGGGGAGTTACCGTTCACTCTCTTCACCACGGCGCATTTTATTACCTCGTGCGCATCTTCATTTAacccttcttttttctttttagctttTCCTGGTGTGAACTGCATTGCTTTTGTTTACTTAATTATGCAGTCGTCTATTTATATGTTCTCATTGGACGTTGTTGTTTTTGCAGATTTAGGAGATGGATCTGTGGAAGCTGgctagctagggtttctgaGTCGCATGTCTTGTTTCTGTCTTTGAATTTCTCAACAGCTTGCTAGGGTTCAACAATATTAATAGGGCATCAAGTGTATGGGTCAATCTTAGGCTAATTAGTTTCAAAAGTTTGTACTACTGGCATGGACTTCTTATTATATGCACTATTTGatgatctttttctttttgaaagtgTTACGTATAGCTTTGGGATGTTCATGCATTAATAGATAGATATGAAACTAAATCGGAGCGATCCAGATAAGCTGATATCATCAACCTCATAGTTTCCTGCCGATTCTCGATTAACTTGCTTAGGCTTGAAGGTTCTGGCCATTCTAAAGGATTTCTTTTAACATCTTCAATTCCACCCAACGCATAGATCGAGCTGCCACGTTTATGCCACAAACAACTCTTCATTCGTAAGCTATACTCCCCTATAAGGTTGAAATATTTATGACCGTAGAGTACTAGATAAACAAACAATATATTGGCTGAAAATAAAACTGTGATCagctatatatctatatatccgCTGCATAAAATACTATCCTAGTTTGAACGACCATTCCTATGTGGTAGTAGAAGTTCCACCTCCAAGGATTGCATGTTAGGCAAGCCTCTATCTGCATAAACCAAGGCAAAACTGATAAAATGGACGGCAGCCTCATCACTCCTGGCGGTGAGATATATGGTTTAACACACTGGTATATTGTGGCAAAGTAAGCGAGTCCGACCAACCACTGTACACACTCACACAGCCTACACAGACATCACATATTTACCCCAATAGACACCAAGCTTTCCCAATAGGCACGGCGTTTAACCCAAGGCCAAGGGCTTAGAATTGTGTAATGCTCTATTCCTTACGAATCTCGACATAGGGCTAGAGCTATATCCCCAGCCCTCAAATGTATACTAGAGTGTTTCTCATATTCATGTTGCACCATATACTAAGTGTGATTCTTCTTTAATAGAAAGTGTACTATTGATGCCATTAAAACgtagaaataaaaataaacctTTGTTGCTCTTGCATGGTTACTGCAATTTGCCAAATGCCAAAGGTGTTATTTGGTTTATAAAAGTTCAGCATGAATTAGGGCTTTTTCAATCGATTGGATTGGACAATGGAGTACTAAACTACTAATGGACCCACACTCTCATATATATGGGATCTGATTTGATAGAGCAGGGTGTGTTTCAGGATTTGTGTATATAGACAGTTCAATTCAACTCGATCCCTAGCTAATATCTGAAACGGAAGGGCATTACACCCAACACTACGTTGCTTTTCACCATTGCAAAATCCATCAGTCACTGTAAATATAGTGCCAGGAGTGGTTAATGTTATATTGAGTGGTGCAGATTTTTTACGTGTAACCTGGTGCGAACAGTTACAGTGTCTATTTGATATGATTGACATCAATCAAACAAGACCTAACTAGCTAGCTATCTATTTGTAATTTTGTATTGTCTCCAATCCGATCGA harbors:
- the LOC133729536 gene encoding WUSCHEL-related homeobox 9: MASSNRHWPSMFKSKPTHHQWQHDVINPSIVPNGSCHRPPYTTTTATTSSGIEDQRTPEPKPRWNPRPEQIRILEAIFNSGMVNPPRDEIRKIRAQLQEYGQVGDANVFYWFQNRKSRSKHKLRLQHINSKQQQQSHKQSLTAAPSSSSSSSERSSPNKQQQQSNKAFSMGFSSPPHVVTTHDVSNMNSPTASVNQTSFFHALPNPEVLPESAYFFPVNNPSSTNGPVASASFSTTQGFCFSELANVVHVNNSPDLHGPCTSLLLSEIMNNNGMASRKNGQDQEMKGIKMDQLQQQLNYNGAVTTSPTTTGAVNVAVPSPMTHIQGVGEAGAAIMGAGGAAKSMVFINDVAFEVAAGPFNVREAFGDDAVLIHSSGHPVLTNEWGVTVHSLHHGAFYYLI